The Bemisia tabaci chromosome 5, PGI_BMITA_v3 genome includes a window with the following:
- the cora gene encoding protein 4.1 homolog, with translation MPEEIKMSEISPPETVTKTTSPKKSPAPRGKTVLCKIVLLDGSIYETNVDRKAKGEELFEEVCDSLDLLERDYFGLSYEDRHDPHNWLELDKRISKFLKNEPWKFNFEVKFYPPDPSQLQEDITRYQLCLQIRNDILSGKLPCSFVTHALLGSFLVQSELGDFDPQEYKNGPDYLRDFQFAPNQTLELEEKVMELHRTHKGQTPAEAELQYLENAKKLAMYGVDLHPAKDSENVDIMLGVCASGLLVYSDRLRINRFAWPKILKISYKRHNFYIKIRPGEFEQYESTIGFKLANHRAAKKLWKTCVEHHTFFRLMTPEPVQNAGLFPRFSSKYRYSGRTLYQTKKMPIERPAPHFERSLSGRRLTSRSMDALGDSPQHVKVDFNADANKNKRHTMSHPPQHISEAENNSKEKLKPMDNFKLAKKFIKGKLLSYTSDSSNVSSPVSQGPGSPHSPTSPTSNQQSPNSQQALNDSKESDVTSPGLPGYTKQYDYVEEDKEKTKRHKLIGAFSYDKKSKDKKKGDDKKAAALSKESSVDENVPPTSPTKKATGLAFSYAPGEAQKLAQSAAEKRKNFLEKKDSFKNSEGGLTTVAPNASETGSQSFLAREADASRGGKASDESSKTQVPEVKKKSKLTDILNTPGKDSGKGANVNEPGLRTPGLDYVESAARKEKLKNGSESTTFGTPHIGSQFSKTPTGKLFQDDVSRDNMSPGAKRAFDMKSGGIFQSGGAGGIGRASPTSGIGRASPTGTAGSVGTTGNTGTGPSGTTGSSIFGSTGSIGSASGTTAGKPPAKSGLSSREAFLSSAPAATPVAHSKTAGTAQSAASPVTGKRQEDLTPGSKSIFNKDYRIRDPDPGLEGSPFPYGGAGDSTVIANKNDQLQDFINQEKSKIPKSTSKISDTLGSGGKGDESPSEDSSLNGGGKLLASNKTPLIVKTTTKQTMVKDHEGLKHDIEEKVEDLQTGAFTISTQTNKAENLDDGGRSPHVTATAVTTRTATTHENLETNAKTSQVEEKTVAHTTTTSGKRQEQRTVTQEVRATSTIVADNNQLSRQSSSSSLSSNDSGTPIDFEGPEDAAYSNSNFQRTSGSVEPIIQTEAMLYSGSGGDPSVTSTSNVPLVATETRRVSLGADDNSYNLSDGIVSSKTISSKTRTVETVTYKVEKDGVVETRVEQKITIQSDGDPIDHDKALTEAIQEATAMNPDMTVEKIEIHQQQQQQQDQEE, from the exons ATGCCGGAGGAAATAAAGATGTCGGAAATTTCCCCGCCGGAAACGGTGACGAAAACGACCTCGCCGAAAAAATCGCCCGCTCCCCGCGGCAAAACTGTCCTCTGCAAGATCGTGCTCCTCGATGGCTCCATCTACGAAACAAACGTCGAC AGGAAAGCCAAGGGTGAAGAACTTTTCGAAGAAGTATGCGACTCATTAGATTTATTAGAACGTGATTATTTTGGTTTGTCCTATGAAGATAGACATGATCCACACAATTGGTTAGAGTTAGACAAAAGGATCtccaaattcctcaaaa ATGAACCATGGAAGTTCAATTTTGAAGTCAAATTTTACCCTCCAGACCCCTCACAGTTACAGGAAGACATAACAAG ATATCAACTTTGTCTTCAAATACGCAATGATATTCTTAGTGGAAA ATTACCGTGCTCATTTGTTACGCATGCACTACTTGGCTCATTTCTTGTTCAATCAGAACTTGGAGATTTTGATCCTCAGGAATACAAAAACGGTCCAGATTATCTAAGAGACTTTCAGTTTGCCCCGAATCAAACCCTTGAACTAGAAGAGAAAGTCATGGAACTTCACAGGACTCATAA ggGTCAAACGCCAGCAGAAGCAGAGTTACAATAtttagaaaatgcaaaaaaattagctATGTATGGGGTAGATCTACATCCTGCAAAAGACTCTGAGAATGTTGATATCATGTTAGGTGTTTGTGCGTCAGGTCTCCTTGTTTATAGTGACAG GTTAAGAATAAACAGGTTTGCTTGgccaaaaatattgaagatCTCCTACAAGCGTCACAATTTCTACATAAAAATACGGCCAGGAGAGTTTGAACAGTACGAATCTACTATTGGATTTAAATTAGCAAATCACAGAGCCGCAAAAAAGCTGTGGAAGACTTGTGTAGAACATCACACATTCTTTAG GTTGATGACTCCGGAGCCAGTTCAAAACGCAGGCCTTTTCCCTAGATTCAGTTCCAAGTACAGGTATTCAGGAAGGACGCTCTATCAGACAAAGAAAATGCCAATCGAACGTCCCGCACCTCACTTTGAGCGAAGTTTAAGTGGCCGTAGGCTTACCTCTAGGAGTATGGatg CTCTAGGTGATTCTCCGCAACACGTGAAGGTTGACTTCAATGCAGATGCAAATAAAAACAAACGGCACACAATGTCCCACCCTCCTCAACATATATCAGAAGCAGAAAATAATAGCAAAGAAAAACTGAAGCCAATGGATAATTTTAAATTAGCCAAGAAGTTCATCAAAGGCAAA CTTCTTTCATACACGAGTGACTCGAGTAATGTAAGTAGTCCAGTTTCGCAAGGGCCTGGCTCTCCTCATTCACCCACTTCACCCACAAGCAATCAACAATCCCCGAACAGCCAGCAAGCACTGAACGACAGCAAAGAGAGTGACGTAACTTCTCCTGGATTACCAGGATACACTAAGCAATACGATTATGTCGAAGAAGAcaaggaaaaaaccaaaaggCACAAGTTGATTGGTGCATTCTCCTACGATAAAAAAAGCAAAGATAAAAAGAAAGGTGACGATAAGAAAGCAGCTGCTCTCAGTAAAGAATCAAGTGTTGATGAAAACGTACCGCCAACATCACCAACCAAGAAAGCAACAGGGTTAGCTTTTTCGTACGCACCAGGTGAAGCACAAAAGTTAGCCCAGTCGGCAgctgaaaaacgaaaaaattttctggagaagAAGGACAGCTTCAAAAACTCTGAGGGAGGTTTAACAACGGTGGCACCGAACGCAAGTGAAACTGGTTCCCAGTCTTTTTTAGCGCGAGAAGCTGATGCCTCCAGGGGAGGTAAAGCGAGTGACGAATCGTCGAAAACGCAAGTGCCAGAGGTGAAGAAAAAATCTAAGTTAACTGATATATTGAATACACCTGGAAAAGACAGCGGGAAAGGTGCAAACGTGAATGAACCAGGTTTACGAACACCTGGTCTTGATTATGTTGAATCTGCGgccagaaaagaaaaattgaagaatggaAGTGAATCCACCACATTTGGCACTCCTCATATCGGTTCACAGTTCAGTAAGACACCAACTGGTAAACTTTTTCAAGATGATGTAAGCCGGGACAATATGTCCCCTGGTGCCAAACGTGCTTTTGATATGAAGTCTGGAGGCATTTTTCAATCGGGCGGCGCAGGTGGAATTGGACGCGCTAGTCCCACAAGCGGAATTGGACGTGCCAGTCCAACAGGCACTGCTGGCAGTGTCGGCACTACAGGAAACACAGGCACTGGTCCCTCAGGCACCACAGGGTCTTCAATTTTCGGTAGCACGGGTAGCATAGGTAGTGCTAGTGGCACAACTGCAGGCAAACCACCCGCTAAAAGTGGGTTGAGCAGTCGAGAAGCTTTTTTATCGTCAGCCCCAGCAGCAACTCCAGTCGCTCATAGCAAAACTGCTGGTACGGCGCAAAGCGCAGCTTCTCCTGTGACTGGAAAACGTCAAGAGGATCTAACACCTGGATCCaagtcaatttttaacaaagatTATAGAATCAGAGATCCCGACCCAGGCCTTGAGGGTAGTCCATTTCCGTATGGAGGTGCAGGAGATTCAACCGTTATAGCTAACAAAAATGATCAGCTGCAAGATTTTATCAATCAGGAGAAGTCCAAAATACCCAAGAGCACCTCTAAAATTTCGGACACACTCGGTTCAGGGGGCAAAGGTGATGAATCCCCTAGCGAGGATTCAAGTCTCAATGGAGGAGGTAAGCTATTGGCCTCAAATAAAACACCACTCATAGTGAAGACTACCACAAAACAAACAATGGTGAAAGATCATGAGGGTCTGAAGCACGATATTGAGGAGAAAGTCGAAGACCTGCAAACTGGAGCGTTTACAATTTCCACGCAAACTAACAAG GCAGAAAATTTGGACGATGGAGGTCGGTCACCTCATGTGACAGCAACTGCTGTTACAACACGAACAGCAACCACCCACGAGAACCTTGAAACCAATGCTAAAACGAGCCAA GTTGAAGAGAAAACGGTGGCTCATACCACTACCACCAGCGGTAAGAGACAAGAACAGCGTACCGTGACACAGGAAGTGAGAGCTACCTCCACAATTGTTGCCGATAACAACCAA TTGAGTAGACAGTCAAGTAGCTCAAGTCTTAGTTCCAATGATTCTGGAACTCCAATTGATTTTGAGGGACCTGAGGACGCTGCTTATTCAAATTCTAACTTTCAG CGAACCAGCGGCTCTGTTGAACCAATAATTCAAACAGAAGCAATGCTGTACAGTGGAAGTGGAGGTGATCCATCTGTAACATCAACATCCAACGTTCCCCTCGTTGCCACAGAAACGAGGAGAGTTTCGTTGGGTGCAGACGACAATAGCTACAATTTGAGTGATGGTATTGTAAGCTCAAAGACCATTAGTAGCAAAACCCGTACCGTCGAGACAGTTACG tacaagGTAGAAAAAGATGGTGTAGTGGAAACACGAGTGGAGCAAAAAATCACCATCCAATCTGACGGTGATCCAATCGATCATGATAAGGCATTAACTGAGGCTATTCAAGAGGCAACAGCAATGAACCCGGACATGACggttgaaaaaatagaaattcatcagcagcaacaacaacagcaagACCAGGAAGAATAG